The following coding sequences are from one Euwallacea fornicatus isolate EFF26 chromosome 8, ASM4011564v1, whole genome shotgun sequence window:
- the LOC136340483 gene encoding major facilitator superfamily domain-containing protein 12-like: MEEPYDYSEVYQRLPLHIYLTYGMGHILNDVCASMWFTYLLVFMHLVLDFSNTQAGTLMLVGQIADALSTPFVGYFSDQGDNFWLCGYGKRKAWHMIGTICVIVTFPFIFSPCVKCENTSKTSQMLYYSVFIVIFQFGWAAVQISHLSLIPEISPNEHDRTKLTAVRYAFTVVANVLVYVVTWVVLHLGGSDNDKINYSDAKKFQHIVFSVMIFGSICSLLFHIFIEEKNLNSEIQDVRGPRLRTDFKELFSDVRLYHVALNYMCSRLFINLTQVFITLYLHEALDMVASALAVVPLVMYVASLITSFAVDSINRTFGRKITYIFGAVLGVSACAFIRFGTGTFYVRYLIYLVACLLGSASSIVLVSSLGITTDLIGTRTNSGAFVYGIMSFVDKLANGMVVEAIQGRHGEKDDPWYYRDVLTWVCGGAALVGGLAVIFLRNSGRVRDSTQDLLFEIDQGTNENIN; this comes from the exons ATGGAGGAACCCTACGATTACTCCGAGGTCTATCAGCGGCTGCCGCTTCACATTTACCTGACTTACGGCATGGGGCACATTCTCAATGACGTTTGCGCTTCAATGTGGTTTACTTATTTGCTCGTTTTCATGCATTTAGTTCTCGATTTCTCAAATACTCAGGCCGGGACACTAATGTTAGTAGGTCAGATTGCAGATGCCTTATCCACCCCATTTGTGGGGTATTTCTCCGATCAAGGAGACAATTTCTGGCTGTGCGG ataTGGAAAAAGAAAAGCTTGGCATATGATCGGTACTATATGCGTAATTGTAACTTTTCCCTTCATTTTTTCCCCTTGCGTTAAATGCGAAAATACCTCTAAAACCAGTCAAATGCTGTATTATTCCGTATTCATTGTGATCTTTCAGTTTGGTTGGGCTGCAGTGCAGATATCTCATTTGTCTCTCATTCCTGAAATAAGCCCGAACGAACACGATCGTACTAAACTCACCGCAGTGCGATACGCATTCACTGTCGTGGCCAACGTTTTGGTTTATGTCGTTACGTGGGTGGTGCTGCACTTGGGCGGTAGCGACAATGATAAGATCAACTACTCGGATgccaaaaaatttcaacacatAGTTTTTAGCGTAATGATTTTTGGATCTATTTGTTCTCTGCTGTTTCACATATTTATCGaagaaaaaaacctaaattcgGAAATCCAAGACGTTAGAGGGCCACGATTGCGCACGGACTTTAAGGAGCTCTTTTCGGACGTGCGATTATACCATGTGGCTTTGAATTATATGTGCTCTCGTCTCTTTATCAATTTGACTCAAGTATTCATTACCCTTTACCTACACGAAGCTCTAGACATGGTGGCAAGCGCCCTGGCCGTCGTGCCGTTGGTAATGTACGTTGCCAGCTTGATCACCTCTTTCGCAGTAGATTCGATAAATCGAACGTTCGGCAGAAAGATCACCTACATCTTCGGGGCCGTGCTCGGCGTTAGCGCCTGCGCTTTCATTCGCTTTGGCACAGGAACTTTCTACGTGCGGTACCTAATTTATCTGGTGGCCTGTTTGCTCGGTAGTGCCAGCTCTATAGTGTTAGTATCCAGTTTAGGTATCACTACCGACCTAATCGGTACGCGGACTAATTCCGGCGCTTTTGTGTACGGTATCATGAGTTTCGTAGATAAATTGGCTAACGGAATGGTGGTGGAGGCCATACAGGGCCGCCACGGGGAGAAAGACGATCCGTGGTATTATAGGGACGTATTGACATGGGTGTGTGGAGGAGCAGCACTAGTCGGCGGCCTGGCTGTGATATTTTTGAGGAATTCCGGAAGGGTAAGAGATTCGACGCAGGATCTGCTCTTCGAGATTGATCAGGGTACCAACGAGAATATCAATTAG
- the LOC136340485 gene encoding uncharacterized protein, translated as MSSHGLLAGQAAFSPFDSPDDFPPEPPAPSAIPVGHLDMADHSSAMLPVIHRTDLSDATTKYGSAVEVKKEVDVKFETLRTFDQDSLLEMESHMSGDHSSMGSPDDIHHTSLMSSEYTPPALIHNNRLDMNDSSDGSGGDLHSSSKTNGHNDQQGRSHAGGGPKTWTQDDMDMALDALKNHNMSLTKASATFGIPSTTLWQRAHRLGIDTPKKEGPTKSWTEENLNNALEALRTGTISANKASKAYGIPSSTLYKIARREGIRLAAPFNAAPTTWTPDDLEKALESIRTGQTSVQKASTEFGIPTGTLYGRCKREGIELSRSNPTPWSEDAMGEALDAVRLGHMSINQAAIHYNLPYSSLYGRFKRGIKYDSDNIEIQQQENSVQPQQHMEVHTFAGIEYSNGQQIQYQNHQPNS; from the exons ATGAGCAGCCATGGCCTTTTGGCGGGCCAGGCCGCGTTTTCGCCCTTCGACAGCCCCGACGACTTCCCCCCGGAGCCGCCTGCTCCCTCTGCCATCCCCGTGGGTCACTTGGACATGGCCGACCATTCTTCCGCTATGCTGCCCGTTATTCACCGTACAGACCTATCGGATGCTACCACCAAATACGGCAGCGCCGTGGAAGTTAAGAAAGAAGTCGAC GTCAAATTCGAAACTCTCCGCACATTTGACCAAGACAGTCTCTTGGAAATGGAGTCGCACATGAGCGGTGATCACTCATCTATGGGCTCTCCAGACGATATCCATCATACCAGTCTCATGTCTTCGGAATACACGCCACCTGCCTTGATTCATAACAATAGATTGG ACATGAACGATAGCAGCGATGGAAGTGGAGGAGATTTGCACAGCAGCTCGAAAACCAACGGCCACAACGATCAGCAGGGCAGAAGCCACGCCGGTGGAGGTCCGAAAACATGGACCCAGGATGATATGGATATGGCACTGGACGCCTTAAAGAACCACAACATGAGTCTCACCAAG GCCTCGGCTACTTTCGGCATTCCCTCGACGACGCTATGGCAACGAGCCCATCGCTTGGGTATTGATACCCCAAAAAAAGAAGGCCCAACAAAGTCCTGGACCGAGGAAAACTTGAACAATGCGCTCGAAGCTTTGAGAACGGGCACGATATCGGCCAACAAGGCGAGCAAGGCCTACGGAATCCCCAGCAGCACCCTGTACAAAATAGCTAGACGAGAGGGCATAAGACTTGCCGCACCCTTCAACGCGGCTCCCACTACGTGGACCCCCGATGATTTGGAGAAAGCCCTGGAGTCGATTCGCACAGGTCAAACGTCCGTCCAGAAGGCCTCCACGGAGTTCGGAATCCCCACCGGGACGCTCTACGGTCGGTGTAAAAGGGAGGGTATCGAGCTGTCCCGGTCCAATCCCACTCCTTGGTCGGAGGACGCGATGGGGGAGGCCCTAGATGCAGTGAGACTCGGCCATATGTCCATCAACCAAGCGGCCATCCATTACAATTTGCCTTATTCCTCGCTTTATGGGAGGTTCAAGCGGGGTATCAAATACGATTCTGACAACATCGAA ATTCAACAGCAGGAGAACAGCGTTCAGCCCCAGCAGCACATGGAAGTGCACACGTTCGCCGGAATAGAGTACAGCAATGGACAGCAAATCCAGTACCAGAATCATCAGCCGAATAGCTGA